The genomic stretch TCATCCTGCCGCTGCGCGCCCACCTACAGGGACAGGGCGTCACCTTCATCACCAACCGCAAGGTCACCGAGTTCGTCTTCGCGGATACCCCGTTGCGCGACGAGATCATCGTCACCGGCCTGAAGTACGAGGAGGTGGACAACAACGACGCCGAAGGCCTGATCGAGGTGCATCCCGAGGATCTCGTGTTCGCCACCAATGGTTCCATCACGGACTCGACCTCGATCGGCGACCTAGACACCGCGATCGTCGAGGACCACCGTTACGCGCCGTCGGCCCTGCTGTGGAAGCAGGCTGCGGGACGGTTCTACAACCTCGGCCATCCGGACAAGTTCTTCAACGACCGTTCGCAGTCGGAGTGGACGAGTTTCACCGTCACCACCTCCGACCACAGCCTCATCAACGAGATCTCCCGGCTGACCCGTCAGCGGCCCGGAAACGCGCTCAACACCTTCGTCGACTCCGGCCCGTTGATCTCCCTGGTGGTGCACCACCAGCCGCACTACCACGCCCAGACCCCCGAGCAGGGAGTCTTTTGGGGATATGCGCTCTATCCGCGCCGCCTGGGCGATTTCATCGCCAAACCGTTCATCGAGATGACGGGGCGAGAGATGCTGCTGGAGACGATCGGACACCTGGGTCGCATCGACACCACCGCGCACCCGATCCCGGATCGCGTCGACGAGTTGATGTCCACGGTGATCAACGTGGTTCCCGCTCACATGCCCTACGCGTCGGCTCTGTTCAACCGGCGCACCACGCTGGACCGTCCGAAGGTGGTGCCCGACGGGTCGAAGAACCTGGCGTTCATCAGCCAGTTCGCAGAAATGCCGTTCGACATGGTTTTCACCGAGCAGTATTCGGTGCGGTGCGCACAGGTCGCCGTGTACACGCTGCTGGGCCTGGACAAGCCGTTGACGACACTGCACCACTACGAGCGAGATCCCCGCGTGCTCGCCAAAGCGGCCTGGGTGATGTTCCGCTAGGAGGCCGCCCGCGCTGGCCCCTCCCCCACGGACTCGCCTGCCTTGTTGCCATTCGCCTGCGCCGTGGCGCTGGCCTGTGTCGACAGGGCAGGCGTTCGCCCGCGAAGGCCTGCCCAACGGATGGGGGAGGGAAAGCAATGGAGCGGGCGACGGGAGTCGAACCCGCCTCTGAAGCTTGGGAAGCTTCCGTTCTACCGATGAACTACGCCCGCGCGTCGCTCAGGGACGGGCTCAGTCTAGCGGAGGAACACATCCGCTTGGCAAGCCGGGATGCCCCCGGGTAGGGCTGAACCCTTATGCTTGCCGGCATGAACATCCTGGGCATTGACGTTGGCGGTTCCGGCATCAAGGGCGCCCCTGTTGACCTGGCGCTCGGAGACTTCGCTGAAGCCCGGGTGCGCATCCCCACCCCCTCGAAATCAAGCCCCAAGAACGTCGCGGCTGTGGTGGCGGAGATCATCGAGAACTTCAAGGAGCAGATTCCCGCCGACTCCCGCATCGGCTTGACCATTCCCGCCCCCGTCGTGCACGGGAAGGTGCCGTTCATGGCGAACCTCCACAAGTCGTGGGCGGGACTCGAGGCCGCGACCTTCTTCGAGGATCATCTGGGACGTCCCGTCACCCTGGTCAACGACGCGGATGCCGCCGGACTGGCGGAGGTCCACTACGGCGCGGCAAAGGGCAACGACGGCCTGGTGATCATGACCACCCTGGGCACCGGAATCGGCAGCGCCATCATCCATCGCGGGGTCCTGGTGCCGAACGCCGAGCTGGGACACGTGGAACTCGACGGTTATGACGCGGAGACCCGGGCAGCCTCCTCCGTCAAGGACAAGGAGAAGCTCGGCTACAAGGCGTGGGCCGTACGTCTGCAGCGCTACTACAGCCACATCGAGATGCTGTTCTCCCCCGACCTGTTCGTCGTCGGCGGTGGGGTGTCGAAGGATTCGGAGAAGTTCCTGCCCCTGCTGAAGCTGCGCACCCCCATCGTCCCGGCGAAGATGCGCAACCGGGCGGGAATCATCGGCGCGGCGCTCGCAGCACAGGACGCAGACCTGCGCCCCGATCCCTCCCAAGCTGGTTGACTCGGGGCGCTCAGCTCAGGCAGCGACGAGGCCGGCGAGGATCAGGGCGATGATGACTGCACCCAGGATCACACGGTAGATGAGGAAGCTCGTGAACTTGTTGGAGGAGACGAACTTCAGCAGCCAGGCGATGGTCGCGTAGGCGACGACTCCGGAGACCACGGTGGCGACGATCGTCGGTCCCCAGCCGATCGAGGCGTCGGCGATGTGCTTCCCGGCGGTGACGGCTTCCAGCCCACCGGCGGCAACGAGAGCGGGGATGCCCAGGAAGAAGGACAGCCTGGTGGCGGTCACCCGATCGAAACGCAGGAACAGACCCGCGGAGATGGTGGCGCCCGAACGTGAAATGCCTGGGAAGACCGGCGCGAGGGCCTGGAAGCAGCCGATGATCAGGGCGTCCTTGATGCTGACGTCGCGCATGCCCTTGGTGAGGTTCTGCTGACGGTCCGCCAGCCACATGGCCACGCTCCAGAGGATGAGCGCCCCGGCGATGACCCACATGGAGCGAACCGGGCCCTCGATGAAGTCTTTGAGCAACAGCCCGACCACGGCCACCGGGATAGACCCGAGGATCACACCCCAACCCAGGGTGTAGTCGGGGTCCTGCCGGGCTTCCTTGCTGGCCAGGCCCTTGCACCAGGCCACCACGATCCGGACGATGTCCTTCCAGAAGTAGATGATCGCGGCGAGGATGGCGCCCACCTGGATCACCGCCGTGAAGGCCGTCATGCCTTCCGAGCTGATCTCGTAGCCGAACAGCTTCTCGACGATGTTGAGGTGTCCCGTGGAGGAGATGGGAAGGAATTCCGTGATCCCTTCGACGATGCCGAGGATGACGGCGTGCAGCCAGTTCATGGGTCTCCTGATGGTTCTAGCGAACAGCGGCAGGGCCGAGGGTATCACCCGGGATGACCGGGCAGGAGCGGTGCCAGCATTGCGGAAAGGAGACGGTCCGATCCGCGACCCGACGGCGCCTCCCCAGAGCGTCCACCGGCTTCGTGTCGGGTGGGTGGGCGTTAACCGTGTGTTATGCCTGAGTGGTTTCCGGTTGTCGTCCGTTTGGTGGACATGGTGGCGTGTTGTGGGGTGTTGTCGCTTGTCGGGGGCGTGTGGGGTGGATCGGTGGCGGGCGGGTTGTATTTGATGTTTAAAGGGTGGTTGTGGGGTGGTGGTGGGGTGGGTGAGGGTATGGGGACCTCAAATTTTTTTGTGTGTGAGGAATTGTTTTTTCGGGAAGGGGTGTTTCGCGTGAAGTTCGCGATGGAGAGTGACACGTTGGTGGTGTTGGGGCAGCGGTCTCAGACGGAGTCTGAGGATTTGGGGGTGTTGGTGAGGCGGTTGTTTGAGGCTGCTGAGCCGTTGTCGGGTCAGGTGAATGGTCCGGCGAGGGCTGCGTTTGACAAGTTCAAGGTGAGTGTGGATGAGATTTCTGCGTCGTTGAATTCTGCGTTGGCTGGGATTGTTGGTTCGATTTCGGGGCAGAATCGGGCGTTTGTGACGGCGGCTGAGGATGGTGCGTCGGTGCATGCGTCGGCGGAGGGTGCTGCTGATTTCAGTGCTGAGGGGTTTTTGTCGCGTATCGGTCCGCAGTAGTTTTTGTTGGGGGGTTTTGCTTTTTTTGGGGGGTGTTTGTTTATTTTTCTGGTTTGTTGTGTTGGGAGTGTGTGTGATGTCTGGTAATCAGATGGATCGTAATGATTACAGTGTGGGTGCGTCTCAGGCTGTGCAGGGGAATTTCGAGGCGGTGGCTTCGGAGTTGGAGGCTGCGTTGGATCGTCGGGATGCTGATGTGAAGCAGGCGATGAGTGCATATCAGGCTGATGGGGTCTCGGATGAGTATGCGCATCTGGAACAGCAGTGGAACATGGCGGGTCGTCAGGTACGTGAGGTGATTGGAGCGATCCGTCAATCATTGGCGGAGAACGATGACGTGGCCGCCAGGGCCCTGTCGACCGCACGCTCGGCCGTCCCCGAATGACGAAGGTCGCATTTTCTCCCTTCGCCGATGAGTGGGGCCAGGATTACCGGGCCTTGCTGTGTTCGAGTGAACGGGTCACGCTCACGGCTGCCGTTCGTGGATTCATCCGGGATGCCCGTGAGGGTCGGGTCAAACCGATCCTGGGCACTTCCACGGCAGCCCATCTTGGATGGTTCGTTGCCGACGAGCTGCGGTTCTCCGGCGGGTTGTGGGTCGTCCGGGGCGAGGACGGCGCCATCTACGACGGTCGGTCCGGGTATCGCCTCCAACGGCTTCAGGACCTGTGGGAGAAGTCCTTGGCGGGCCGGGAGAAGTTGTGGTCCTTCCGGGAGTTGGCCCCCACCGCCCAGGGGGCTTTCTTCTTCGACGTGTTCACCCGGGAGCGGGCCCAGGAAAGAACCCGGTGCGGAGCGGTGGCCGAGCACATGGTTGCGGGTCTGGGTGGCGGCAGGTTGGTGCGGTGGGGTGAGTGCGAACCACTGGCCAACGTGTGGAACAGGGATGATGTGACCTACTCGCTGCGGATGCAGATGCCCGTGTCACAACGTCATCTTGCCCGCGGCGAGAACGGAGAGCCGGTGAGCTTCCAGGTCTCCAGAACCAGAAACGGACTGCTGGAGCACACCCGAGGGTTGGTGCCAGCTGGCGAGTACGGGAAGCCGGCAGGCCTCCCGGAGGGGGCGCCGTTGGCGATGCATCCGGCGATCACCGAGACCCTCCAGGGTCTGGTTCAGGGGTTCCGTCCGAATCTGGCGATGGTCTCGTACAGCGAAGTGGTTGATCTGGACGGGTCGCTGGGACAGATCGTGTCCAGAAGAAGAATGGACGTGCCGTTGGCGGTGTTGATCGGGGCTCCGGCGGTACGGGACCTGCAGATCGATGTGGCGGCCCTGTCAGCGCATCACGACGTGACGCCGCTGGGTTTGAGGCGGGCACCGAGCTTGTTGGTGAGGTTCAGCGGCAGGGACGAGCTGTGGCATCAGCTGGTCGCGTTTGCCCACGACCTCGACCAGGAACGCCTGGCGGCTGCACTGGCTGTCGAGTTCGACGACCTGCCGCCCGGGAAAGAAACGAAAGGATGAACCGATGGCCACGGAGCTGGTATTGCTCAGCGACGTCCCCCTCACTGAGGAGGTGCACCACCGCGCGTACAAGCGACTGGGAATAACGGGGGAAATGCTCGAATGGCTCGACGGCCAGGTCTGCACCCTGCACGACGAGACCGGACAACACATTCTCACGGTGCATGCCCCCATGGTGATCCACGATGCCCGGGAGGCAGCAGCTGCGCTGGTGGATCCACCGGAGGCATTCGGGCTGTGGAGCGACATCATGGTGCCTTTTGACAACACGGAAAAAGGCCGCACAGTGGCCGAGGCGATCGCCGCCGAGATCGGTGGCTTGATACGGGAAAGGATATGACTCTCATGACAAGTTGGAAGATTGATCCTGCTGGGGTGGAAAAGATCCTGACGGGCGTGGGAACCGAGCAGGAGGGCCTGATCGCGGCATTGGGCGATGGAGAGTTCGAGGCGATTTTCACTGGGATCAGTGAAGCCGGCGGCCTGATCGCGAAGGTACCCGAAGCGTTGCAGGCGTTGATGCAGAATCAGAAGTCGAATCTGCAAGCGGTCACGAACCGCGTCGCTGCCGGCGCGGCTGGGGTGAAGAACTCGGTTAAAGCCTACGCCCTTGGTCAGG from Arachnia propionica encodes the following:
- a CDS encoding oleate hydratase, which produces MDESVGDMTRRAYMIGAGIGNLAAAIYLIRDGGWRGDQITILGLDTHGANDGAAVKEFEGEYGHHPLSNAAGFLNRGGRMLNEETYENFWDVMGSVPSLDQPGKSVTQEILDFDHAHPTKDIGRLIDSEGLRVSGPKGYRHMQFTNKQRLLLTRLMTLPESRESELDDVSIRDWFAETPDFFTTNFWRMWETTFAFKDVSSAAELRRYMNRMILEFSRINTLEGVTRTPYNQYESVILPLRAHLQGQGVTFITNRKVTEFVFADTPLRDEIIVTGLKYEEVDNNDAEGLIEVHPEDLVFATNGSITDSTSIGDLDTAIVEDHRYAPSALLWKQAAGRFYNLGHPDKFFNDRSQSEWTSFTVTTSDHSLINEISRLTRQRPGNALNTFVDSGPLISLVVHHQPHYHAQTPEQGVFWGYALYPRRLGDFIAKPFIEMTGREMLLETIGHLGRIDTTAHPIPDRVDELMSTVINVVPAHMPYASALFNRRTTLDRPKVVPDGSKNLAFISQFAEMPFDMVFTEQYSVRCAQVAVYTLLGLDKPLTTLHHYERDPRVLAKAAWVMFR
- the ppgK gene encoding polyphosphate--glucose phosphotransferase translates to MNILGIDVGGSGIKGAPVDLALGDFAEARVRIPTPSKSSPKNVAAVVAEIIENFKEQIPADSRIGLTIPAPVVHGKVPFMANLHKSWAGLEAATFFEDHLGRPVTLVNDADAAGLAEVHYGAAKGNDGLVIMTTLGTGIGSAIIHRGVLVPNAELGHVELDGYDAETRAASSVKDKEKLGYKAWAVRLQRYYSHIEMLFSPDLFVVGGGVSKDSEKFLPLLKLRTPIVPAKMRNRAGIIGAALAAQDADLRPDPSQAG
- a CDS encoding undecaprenyl-diphosphate phosphatase yields the protein MNWLHAVILGIVEGITEFLPISSTGHLNIVEKLFGYEISSEGMTAFTAVIQVGAILAAIIYFWKDIVRIVVAWCKGLASKEARQDPDYTLGWGVILGSIPVAVVGLLLKDFIEGPVRSMWVIAGALILWSVAMWLADRQQNLTKGMRDVSIKDALIIGCFQALAPVFPGISRSGATISAGLFLRFDRVTATRLSFFLGIPALVAAGGLEAVTAGKHIADASIGWGPTIVATVVSGVVAYATIAWLLKFVSSNKFTSFLIYRVILGAVIIALILAGLVAA
- a CDS encoding DUF6177 family protein, with product MTKVAFSPFADEWGQDYRALLCSSERVTLTAAVRGFIRDAREGRVKPILGTSTAAHLGWFVADELRFSGGLWVVRGEDGAIYDGRSGYRLQRLQDLWEKSLAGREKLWSFRELAPTAQGAFFFDVFTRERAQERTRCGAVAEHMVAGLGGGRLVRWGECEPLANVWNRDDVTYSLRMQMPVSQRHLARGENGEPVSFQVSRTRNGLLEHTRGLVPAGEYGKPAGLPEGAPLAMHPAITETLQGLVQGFRPNLAMVSYSEVVDLDGSLGQIVSRRRMDVPLAVLIGAPAVRDLQIDVAALSAHHDVTPLGLRRAPSLLVRFSGRDELWHQLVAFAHDLDQERLAAALAVEFDDLPPGKETKG
- a CDS encoding DUF6507 family protein, with protein sequence MTSWKIDPAGVEKILTGVGTEQEGLIAALGDGEFEAIFTGISEAGGLIAKVPEALQALMQNQKSNLQAVTNRVAAGAAGVKNSVKAYALGQDDMVGEFQRQMSVSASSGDFSYFETHGYKDDQ